In Oryza glaberrima chromosome 8, OglaRS2, whole genome shotgun sequence, the following are encoded in one genomic region:
- the LOC127782547 gene encoding meiotic recombination protein SPO11-2 isoform X2: MAEAGVAAASLFGADRRLCSADILPPAEVRARIEVAVLNFLAALTDPAAPAISALPLISRGAANRGLRRALLRDDVSSVYLSYASCKRSLTRANDAKAFVRVWKVMEMCYKILGEGKLVTLRELFYTLLSESPTYFTCQRHVNQTVQDVVSLLRCTRQSLGIMASSRGALIGRLVLQGPEEEHVDCSILGPSGHAITGDLNVLSKLIFSSDARYIIVVEKRLAEDRIYSQLPCILITAKGYPDLATRFILHRLSQTYPNMPIFALVDWNPAGLAILCTYKYGSISMGLESYRYACNVKWLGLRGDDLQLIPQSAYQELKPRDLQIAKSLLSSKFLQDKHRAELTLMLETGKRAEIEALYSHGFDFLGKYVARKIVQGDYI; encoded by the exons ATGGCGGAGGCGGGAGTGGCGGCCGCCTCGCTCTTCGGCGCCGACCGCCGCCTCTGCTCCGCCGATATCCTCCCTCCCGCCGAG GTGCGGGCGAGGATCGAGGTGGCGGTGCTCAACTTCCTCGCGGCGCTCACCGACCCGGCCGCACCGGCCATCTCCGCCCTCCCGCTGATCAGCCGGGGCGCCGCCAACCGCGGCCTGCGGCGCGCGCTGCTGCGCGACGACGTCTCGTCGGTGTACCTCTCCTACGCCTCCTGCAAGAGATCCCTCACGAGGGCCAACGACGCCAAGGCATTCGTTAGAG TGTGGAAGGTGATGGAGATGTGCTACAAGATTTTGGGGGAGGGGAAGCTGGTCACCCTGAGGGAGCTGTTCTACACGCTCCTCTCTGAATCGCCCACCTACTTCACCTGCCAGCGGCATGTCAACCAGACTGTTCAAG ATGTCGTCTCGTTGCTCCGGTGTACGAGGCAGAGCCTGGGGATCATGGCGTCGAGTAGAGGGGCACTGATTGGGCGGCTTGTGTTGCAG GGGCCGGAGGAAGAACATGTTGACTGCTCCATTCTTGGACCTTCTGGGCATGCGATCACTGGAGATCTCAATGTATTGAGCAAATTAATCTTTTCTTCAGATGCGCGGTATATCATTGTAGTGGAGAAG AGGCTGGCTGAAGATCGCATATATAGTCAACTTCCATGCATCCTGATTACTGCAAAAGGATATCCTGATCTTGCCACAAG GTTTATCTTGCATCGACTGAGCCAGACTTATCCGAACATGCCGATTTTCGCATTAGTAGACTG GAACCCAGCAGGGCTTGCTATACTATGCACTTACAAGTATGGAAGCATTTCAATGGGTTTGGAATCATACAGATATG CTTGCAATGTAAAATGGCTTGGCCTAAGAGGAGATGATCTGCAGCTTATACCTCAGAGCGCATATCAAGAACTGAAGCCACGTGATCTGCAGATTGCCAAAAGCTTGCTGTCATCTAAGTTTCTGCAG GACAAGCACAGAGCTGAGCTGACACTGATGTTGGAGACAGGCAAGCGTGCCGAGATCGAAGCTCTCTACTCACATGGGTTTGATTTCCTGGGGAAATATGTTGCAAGGAAGATTGTACAGGGTGATTACATTTGA
- the LOC127782547 gene encoding meiotic recombination protein SPO11-2 isoform X3, whose translation MAEAGVAAASLFGADRRLCSADILPPAEVRARIEVAVLNFLAALTDPAAPAISALPLISRGAANRGLRRALLRDDVSSVYLSYASCKRSLTRANDAKAFVRVWKVMEMCYKILGEGKLVTLRELFYTLLSESPTYFTCQRHVNQTVQDVVSLLRCTRQSLGIMASSRGALIGRLVLQGPEEEHVDCSILGPSGHAITGDLNVLSKLIFSSDARYIIVVEKDAIFQRLAEDRIYSQLPCILITAKGYPDLATRFILHRLSQTYPNMPIFALVDWNPAGLAILCTYKYGSISMACNVKWLGLRGDDLQLIPQSAYQELKPRDLQIAKSLLSSKFLQDKHRAELTLMLETGKRAEIEALYSHGFDFLGKYVARKIVQGDYI comes from the exons ATGGCGGAGGCGGGAGTGGCGGCCGCCTCGCTCTTCGGCGCCGACCGCCGCCTCTGCTCCGCCGATATCCTCCCTCCCGCCGAG GTGCGGGCGAGGATCGAGGTGGCGGTGCTCAACTTCCTCGCGGCGCTCACCGACCCGGCCGCACCGGCCATCTCCGCCCTCCCGCTGATCAGCCGGGGCGCCGCCAACCGCGGCCTGCGGCGCGCGCTGCTGCGCGACGACGTCTCGTCGGTGTACCTCTCCTACGCCTCCTGCAAGAGATCCCTCACGAGGGCCAACGACGCCAAGGCATTCGTTAGAG TGTGGAAGGTGATGGAGATGTGCTACAAGATTTTGGGGGAGGGGAAGCTGGTCACCCTGAGGGAGCTGTTCTACACGCTCCTCTCTGAATCGCCCACCTACTTCACCTGCCAGCGGCATGTCAACCAGACTGTTCAAG ATGTCGTCTCGTTGCTCCGGTGTACGAGGCAGAGCCTGGGGATCATGGCGTCGAGTAGAGGGGCACTGATTGGGCGGCTTGTGTTGCAG GGGCCGGAGGAAGAACATGTTGACTGCTCCATTCTTGGACCTTCTGGGCATGCGATCACTGGAGATCTCAATGTATTGAGCAAATTAATCTTTTCTTCAGATGCGCGGTATATCATTGTAGTGGAGAAG GATGCCATATTTCAGAGGCTGGCTGAAGATCGCATATATAGTCAACTTCCATGCATCCTGATTACTGCAAAAGGATATCCTGATCTTGCCACAAG GTTTATCTTGCATCGACTGAGCCAGACTTATCCGAACATGCCGATTTTCGCATTAGTAGACTG GAACCCAGCAGGGCTTGCTATACTATGCACTTACAAGTATGGAAGCATTTCAATGG CTTGCAATGTAAAATGGCTTGGCCTAAGAGGAGATGATCTGCAGCTTATACCTCAGAGCGCATATCAAGAACTGAAGCCACGTGATCTGCAGATTGCCAAAAGCTTGCTGTCATCTAAGTTTCTGCAG GACAAGCACAGAGCTGAGCTGACACTGATGTTGGAGACAGGCAAGCGTGCCGAGATCGAAGCTCTCTACTCACATGGGTTTGATTTCCTGGGGAAATATGTTGCAAGGAAGATTGTACAGGGTGATTACATTTGA
- the LOC127782547 gene encoding meiotic recombination protein SPO11-2 isoform X1 yields the protein MAEAGVAAASLFGADRRLCSADILPPAEVRARIEVAVLNFLAALTDPAAPAISALPLISRGAANRGLRRALLRDDVSSVYLSYASCKRSLTRANDAKAFVRVWKVMEMCYKILGEGKLVTLRELFYTLLSESPTYFTCQRHVNQTVQDVVSLLRCTRQSLGIMASSRGALIGRLVLQGPEEEHVDCSILGPSGHAITGDLNVLSKLIFSSDARYIIVVEKDAIFQRLAEDRIYSQLPCILITAKGYPDLATRFILHRLSQTYPNMPIFALVDWNPAGLAILCTYKYGSISMGLESYRYACNVKWLGLRGDDLQLIPQSAYQELKPRDLQIAKSLLSSKFLQDKHRAELTLMLETGKRAEIEALYSHGFDFLGKYVARKIVQGDYI from the exons ATGGCGGAGGCGGGAGTGGCGGCCGCCTCGCTCTTCGGCGCCGACCGCCGCCTCTGCTCCGCCGATATCCTCCCTCCCGCCGAG GTGCGGGCGAGGATCGAGGTGGCGGTGCTCAACTTCCTCGCGGCGCTCACCGACCCGGCCGCACCGGCCATCTCCGCCCTCCCGCTGATCAGCCGGGGCGCCGCCAACCGCGGCCTGCGGCGCGCGCTGCTGCGCGACGACGTCTCGTCGGTGTACCTCTCCTACGCCTCCTGCAAGAGATCCCTCACGAGGGCCAACGACGCCAAGGCATTCGTTAGAG TGTGGAAGGTGATGGAGATGTGCTACAAGATTTTGGGGGAGGGGAAGCTGGTCACCCTGAGGGAGCTGTTCTACACGCTCCTCTCTGAATCGCCCACCTACTTCACCTGCCAGCGGCATGTCAACCAGACTGTTCAAG ATGTCGTCTCGTTGCTCCGGTGTACGAGGCAGAGCCTGGGGATCATGGCGTCGAGTAGAGGGGCACTGATTGGGCGGCTTGTGTTGCAG GGGCCGGAGGAAGAACATGTTGACTGCTCCATTCTTGGACCTTCTGGGCATGCGATCACTGGAGATCTCAATGTATTGAGCAAATTAATCTTTTCTTCAGATGCGCGGTATATCATTGTAGTGGAGAAG GATGCCATATTTCAGAGGCTGGCTGAAGATCGCATATATAGTCAACTTCCATGCATCCTGATTACTGCAAAAGGATATCCTGATCTTGCCACAAG GTTTATCTTGCATCGACTGAGCCAGACTTATCCGAACATGCCGATTTTCGCATTAGTAGACTG GAACCCAGCAGGGCTTGCTATACTATGCACTTACAAGTATGGAAGCATTTCAATGGGTTTGGAATCATACAGATATG CTTGCAATGTAAAATGGCTTGGCCTAAGAGGAGATGATCTGCAGCTTATACCTCAGAGCGCATATCAAGAACTGAAGCCACGTGATCTGCAGATTGCCAAAAGCTTGCTGTCATCTAAGTTTCTGCAG GACAAGCACAGAGCTGAGCTGACACTGATGTTGGAGACAGGCAAGCGTGCCGAGATCGAAGCTCTCTACTCACATGGGTTTGATTTCCTGGGGAAATATGTTGCAAGGAAGATTGTACAGGGTGATTACATTTGA
- the LOC127782546 gene encoding mitogen-activated protein kinase 2 produces the protein MRMEGGGGGGHGHHGGGGGGHGHHGGIGGGEAQIKGTLTHGGRYVQYNVYGNLFEVSSKYVPPIRPVGRGACGIICAAVNAQTRQEVAIKKIGNAFDNQIDAKRTLREIKLLRHMDHDNVISIKDIIRPPRRENFNDVYIVYELMDTDLHHLLRSNQPLTDDHCQYFLYQVLRGLKYVHSANVLHRDLRPSNLLLNAKCDLKIGDFGLARTTNETDFMMEYVVTRWYRAPELLLNCSEYTAAIDIWSVGCILGEIVTREPLFPGKDYVHQLRLITELIGSPDDSSLGFLRSDNARRYVRSLPQYPKQQFRARFPTMSSGAMDLLERMLVFDPSKRITVDEALCHPYLASLHEIYDEPVCPAPFSFDFEQPSLTEEDIKEIIWREALKFNPEPIH, from the exons atgcgcatggagggcggcggcggcggcggccatggccatcacggcggcggcggcggtggccatggccatCACGGTGGcatcggaggaggggaggcgcagATCAAGGGGACGCTGACGCACGGCGGGAGGTACGTGCAGTACAACGTGTATGGTAACCTGTTCGAGGTTTCGTCCAAGTACGTCCCTCCCATCCGCCCCGTCGGCCGCGGCGCCTGCGGCATCATCTG TGCGGCTGTGAATGCGCAGACTCGTCAGGAGGTGGCAATCAAGAAGATCGGCAACGCGTTCGACAACCAGATCGACGCCAAGCGCACCCTGCGAGAGATCAAGCTGCTTCGGCACATGGATCATGATAAT GTCATCTCAATAAAGGACATCATACGGCCACCAAGGAGGGAGAACTTCAATGATGTCTACATTGTCTATGAGCTCATGGACACTGATCTTCACCACCTTCTTCGATCAAACCAGCCACTAACAGATGATCACTGTCAG tatTTTCTCTATCAGGTACTACGAGGATTGAAGTATGTGCATTCAGCAAATGTCTTGCACAGAGACCTCAGGCCAAGTAATTTGCTGCTGAATGCGAAATGCGATCTTAAGATCGGAGACTTTGGATTAGCAAGGACCACAAATGAAACTGACTTCATGATGGAGTATGTTGTTACTCGATGGTACAGGGCACCTGAACTCCTGCTAAACTGCTCAGAGTACACTGCAGCTATTGATATCTGGTCGGTAGGCTGCATCCTTGGTGAGATCGTTACAAGGGAGCCTTTGTTTCCTGGAAAGGATTATGTCCATCAGCTGAGGCTAATAACTGAG TTAATAGGCTCACCTGATGACTCGAGCCTTGGGTTTCTTCGAAGCGACAACGCCCGCAGATATGTGAGGTCGCTTCCTCAATACCCCAAGCAACAATTCCGTGCACGGTTCCCCACTATGTCTAGTGGTGCCATGGATTTGCTTGAGAGGATGCTTGTGTTTGATCCCAGCAAAAGGATTACTG TTGATGAAGCTCTGTGCCATCCATACTTGGCATCCCTTCATGAGATATATGATGAACCAGTCTGCCCAGCGCCTTTCAGCTTCGATTTCGAGCAGCCGTCGCTCACCGAAGAAGATATCAAGGAGATCATATGGAGGGAGGCACTTAAGTTCAACCCTGAACCAATTCACTAG
- the LOC127782545 gene encoding protein PAF1 homolog, producing the protein MASYRPYAPHPPPPQGGFPPQPPPMNPYGPPPPQQPGYGHMPPPQGAPPPFLAPPPPPPPGPPPPHQPQFNFGPGPPQQQQPPPPPQMYYQPPPPPPPYGVNSSQPPPPPPPPPSPPPSAPPPPPPPPTQPPPREAQLAPPPPREQQSKSALPRAETEEERRARKKREYEKQRAEDRKNQQMMRQSQATVLQKTQQVRAAQQPQSRHHQQPSGGSRPAVTATRPAAAPNAERFENRLKKPTTFLCKHKFRNELPDPSSQLKWLPLNKDKDRYTKYRITSLEKNYIPKMIVPEDLGIPLDLLDMSVYNTPPVQPPMAPEDEELLRDDEVLTPVKKDGIRKKERPTDKGMSWLVKTQYISPLSTDAAKMSITEKQAKERRESREGRNTFLENINDREKQIKAIEDSFRAAKSRPVHQTKRGMEAEWVLPLLPDFDRYDDQFVMVNFDGDPTADSEQYNKLERSERDECESRAVMKSFLVNGSDPAKQEKFLAYMVPSPHELSKDLDDETEDIQYSWLREYHWEVRGDDKDDPTTYLVTFDDDGAKYLPLPTKLVLQKKKAKEGRSGDEIEHFPVPSRITVSRTAHGGMMEHGESSSMHENLKRQRSSVDDDLYDHPKHSRVEDMDQYSGDEYSD; encoded by the exons ATGGCGTCGTACCGGCCGTACgcgccgcacccgccgccgccgcagggtgggttcccgccgcagccgccgccgatgaaCCCGtacgggccgccgccgccgcagcagccgggGTACGGCCACATGCCTCCGCCGcagggggcgccgccgccgttcctggccccgccgccgccgccgccaccgggcccgccaccgccgcaccagCCGCAGTTCAACTTCGGCCCTGGTCCCccgcagcaacagcagccgcctccgccgccgcagatgtactaccagccgccgccgccgccgccgccgtacggcGTGAACAGCAgccagccgcctcctccgcccccgccgccgccgtctcctccaccTTCGGCGCCacccccgcctccacctcctcccacgCAGCCGCCTCCTAGGGAGGCCCAGCTtgctccgcctccaccgaggGAGCAGCAGAGCAAGTCGGCGCTGCCAAgggcggagacggaggaggagcggcgtgcTCGGAAGAAGCGAGAGTACGAGAAGCAGCGGGCCGAGGATCGGAAGAACCAGCAGATGATGCGGCAGTCACAGGCCACGGTTCTGCAGAAGACGCAGCAGGTGCGCGCCGCCCAGCAGCCGCAGAGCCGCCACCATCAGCAGCCATCGGGCGGGTCCCGGCCAGCGGTGACCGCGACTCGCCCCGCCGCAGCTCCCAATGCCGAGAGATTTGAGAATCGCCTAAAGAAGCCGACGACCTTCCTCTGCAAACACAA GTTTAGGAATGAGCTGCCAGATCCAAGCTCTCAGCTAAAATGGTTGCCACTGAACAAGGATAAGGACCG ATATACCAAATACAGAATCACTTCATTGGAGAAGAACTACATACCCAAAATGATTGTCCCCGAGGATCTCGGAATACCTCTTGACCTACTTGATATGAGCGTATATAA TACTCCTCCTGTTCAGCCACCCATGGCTCCAGAAGATGAAGAGCTATTGCGTGATGATGAGGTTCTCACCCCTGTTAAAAAAGATGGTATAAGGAAAAAAGAGAGGCCCACCGACAAGGGTATGTCTTGGCTGGTCAAAACACAATATATTTCGCCACTTAGCACCGATGCAGCAAAAATG TCCATTACTGAAAAGCAAGCGAAGGAAAGGCGAGAATCAAGGGAGGGCCGAAATACTTTCTTGGAAAATATTAATGACAG AGAGAAGCAAATTAAAGCCATTGAGGACTCCTTCAGAGCAGCTAAATCACGCCCTGTTCACCAGACTAAACGTGGGATGGAAGCAGAATGGGTTCTGCCTTTGCTTCCTGATTTTGATAG GTATGATGATCAGTTTGTTATGGTGAATTTTGATGGAGATCCTACTGCCGATTCAGAGCAGTACAACAAGCTAGAGAGATCTGAGCGTGATGAATGCGAATCCCGG GCTGTGATGAAAAGTTTTCTTGTCAATGGTTCGGACCCTGCAAAACAAGAGAAATTTTTAGCATACATGGTTCCATCCCCCCATGAG CTTAGCAAGGACTTGGATGATGAAACTGAAGATATTCAGTATTCCTGGCTTAGGGAGTACCACTGGGAA GTAAGGGGGGATGACAAAGATGATCCCACGACATATCTTGTCACATTTGATGACGATGGTGCAAAATATTTG CCTCTTCCTACTAAGCTAGTATTGCAgaagaaaaaagcaaaagaagGCAGATCTGGGGATGAAATTGAGCATTTCCCAGTGCCCTCCAGGATTACTGTGAGCAGAACAGCTCATGGTGGTATGATGGAACATGGAGAATCTTCTAGCATGCAT GAGAATTTGAAGAGACAAAGATCTTCGGTTGATGATGATCTCTATGACCATCCTAAGCATTCTCGAGTAGAAGATATGGATCAGTATAGTGGAGACGAATATTCTGACTGA
- the LOC127781158 gene encoding brassinosteroid-responsive RING protein 1-like → MGFPSVCYCVILPQPLVLVLQLLDLLRHAFLLCLSALGLAAPPPPDEHPAYAPPPPPPASMAALPADLVWAFQPAPEPAAIKARLPAVRYADFVRCRRAAAAAAASCAVCLGALEARHRVRELGNCAHAFHKACIDKWVDKGQATCPLCRAALLPSAAAAADDDAAAAIAATTRHHLPSF, encoded by the coding sequence atggggttCCCGTCGGTGTGCTACTGCGTGATACTGCCGCAGccgctggtgctggtgctgcagCTGCTCGACCTGCTGCGCCACGCCTTCCTGCTCTGCCTCTCCgcgctcggcctcgccgcgccgccgcccccggacGAACACCCCGCCtacgcgccgcctccgccgccgccggcgtcgatggCGGCCCTCCCCGCCGACCTCGTCTGGGCGTTCCAGCCCGCGCCGGAGCCGGCCGCCATCAAGGCGCGCCTCCCCGCCGTCCGCTACGCCGACTTCGTCaggtgccgccgcgccgccgcggcggccgcggcgtcgtgcGCCGTGTGCCTCGGCGCGCTCGAGGCGCGTCACCGGGTGCGCGAGCTCGGCAACTGCGCGCACGCGTTCCACAAGGCGTGCATCGACAAGTGGGTCGACAAGGGCCAGGCCACCTGCCCGctctgccgcgccgccctcctcccctccgccgccgccgccgccgacgacgacgccgccgccgccatcgccgccaccaccaggcACCACCTCCCCTCCTTCTGA